The following are encoded in a window of Trueperaceae bacterium genomic DNA:
- a CDS encoding NTP transferase domain-containing protein, which produces MEFVCLAAGRGTRMGRLGVYLQKCMYPVGLRPFLELSLLEVAAAGAGRVHIVVGHLGGQIEEYFGLEYGGMDLVYVHQEEPRGTGHAVALVAPHLPPGAGSVLVWQADVHLPRELVGALERHFGPNVLTLVEEPGAPAEVMVTAECGRVTRAWQGAGPYSDAGVWRLEPRLLPELARSAAPGGEYRALPNLQALIEAGRAAVGFVTVARRLHIGGTAPTPEANVADVVACLLGREADGR; this is translated from the coding sequence GTGGAGTTCGTCTGCCTCGCCGCCGGACGCGGCACGCGCATGGGGCGCCTGGGCGTCTACCTGCAGAAGTGCATGTACCCCGTCGGGCTGCGGCCGTTCCTCGAACTGTCGCTCCTCGAGGTGGCCGCCGCGGGCGCCGGGCGGGTGCACATCGTGGTCGGTCACCTTGGCGGGCAGATCGAGGAGTACTTCGGACTCGAGTACGGGGGGATGGACCTCGTCTACGTGCACCAGGAGGAGCCGCGCGGCACCGGTCACGCCGTCGCGCTGGTGGCCCCGCACCTGCCACCGGGGGCTGGTTCGGTGCTCGTTTGGCAGGCGGACGTCCACCTGCCGCGCGAGCTGGTGGGCGCGCTGGAGCGCCACTTTGGTCCGAACGTCTTGACCCTGGTGGAGGAGCCGGGCGCACCGGCCGAGGTGATGGTCACGGCCGAGTGTGGGCGCGTCACGCGCGCCTGGCAGGGCGCCGGCCCCTACTCCGACGCCGGGGTGTGGCGCCTGGAGCCTCGCCTCCTGCCCGAGCTCGCCAGGAGCGCGGCGCCCGGCGGCGAGTACCGCGCCCTCCCTAACCTCCAGGCCCTGATCGAGGCCGGGCGGGCGGCGGTCGGTTTCGTGACCGTGGCGCGTCGCCTCCACATCGGCGGGACGGCGCCGACCCCCGAGGCGAACGTGGCCGACGTGGTGGCGTGCCTCCTGGGGCGGGAAGCCGACGGTCGGTGA